The following DNA comes from Lathamus discolor isolate bLatDis1 chromosome 5, bLatDis1.hap1, whole genome shotgun sequence.
CGCCGAGGGCCTTCGCTGAGGAATGTATGACCTGCAGACAGGTTGCAATCAACGTGCCTCTCACCTGCTACATCCAcctttccctgctcccctgGGCTGGGGAGCTCAccccctgcccacagctgccttTGGGATGAGGGCAGCTGaactcctcctgctgctggctccagcTGGGAGAGAGCCTGTTCCCAGGGTGGCACCAGCTCAGCCTGAGCAGCGTGCGCCAGCCAAGCCCTGGAGCAGCATCACAGAGCCTGGCCCAGAGCTGGGGGGCAGAGCTGCCCCTTCCCCAGAGCTGCCCTGCGAGGCTGGGCACAGCCTGGTGGCACCAAGCGGCCCTCGTGAGACTCCGTATATGCCAAATTAGCATTTAGGTTTCTGCTCAGAGACAGGCTGCAGTAAACTGTCTCCAGGGGGTTCTGCGCAGAGGCCCCTCTCTAACCCGCTCATAGACTCCAGCGTAATCTAGGCTTATAACCACGTATCTTCTGCTGCTCAGACCGACCAGAGCATTAATGGACAGTAACCGATGTTTACACACTGCAACGATGATTAAAATGGATCCTGATTGGTACTGGGCTGTCTGTTGGGGGGTGGctgctctccctctcctccctgcacACCCTGCCAGCCCACGCTGTCCTCACCTGAAGCAGAACAAGGTCCCCATGGAGAATAGCAGATAACAAAACTGACTGTTTAATGCTTTTATACACAATATAAATTACACTGACCAGCATGGCAACAGCCATGGAACCAGTCCTCCCTCCCCACTTGTCCCCAAGGTCCAGCAGAAGACGATTCCAAAAGGCAGGAACAGGCAGGTATCACCCCCAGGGGCATGGCACTACCACCTCTGGGGCAGGAACCTGAGCTGCTGTTTGTGACTTTGCCAAGGAAGGATAGGGCTGCTGAAGGTCCCAGTGCACCCATGGGCACCACGTAAGGCAGCCCTGAGCCCCCGTGGAGTCTGCTGCCTATCCCTCCCCCAGGGAGGGCAGGGGCTGAGGCACCCTGGGCCTGATGCAGGGCTGGACACCCCTGCAGCTGGGCTAAGTGCTGTCTtagggcagggctgtgcccaCAGCTGGAGGGGCCAAGAGGGCTTTGGCATTGCGTGGGTTTACCCAGCTCTCGGCTGTGTGGCCGTGGATCTTCTGGTGGCGCTTGTAGTTGTCCCAATGGCCAGTGGTGTAAGAGCAGTTCCGGCACTGGAAGGGCTTCTCACCCGTGTGCCGCAGCATGTGCCGCTTCAGGTTCATGCTCTGGTTGCAGCTGTAGCTGCAGAGGCTGCACTGAAAGGGCTTGTCGCCCGAGTGGATGCGCCCGTGACGCTTGAGGTTGGCCAGGTTGCCACAGGCGTAGTCGCAGAGCTGGCACTTGTAGGGCTTCTCGCCCGTGTGTACTCGCTGGTGCCGCTTCAGGTTGTCGAGGTGGGCAGAGGCATAGGGGCAGAGCGGGCAGGCAAACGGCTTCTCCCCACTGTGCGTCTTCATGTGCCGTGCCAAGTGGTTGGGGTAGTGGGTGACGAAGGGGCAGAAGTTGCAGGAAAAGCCTTTGTCCCCACTGCCCTTGCGGGGGCTGGCGCCCGGCTcggtgcccagcactgccaggctgCAGCGCCCACAGACCTGCTCAGCCCGCCCTTCATCCTGCGCAAACCCATCGTCCAGCACCAGCCCGCACATGCGGCACGTGAAGGGGTAAAGCAGCTCGGGCAACGCAGCCGCCTCCTCACCCCGCAGCCGAGCGCAGCCAGGCAGGAAGGGGCCACTGCCGCTGCCCACGTGCAGGCTCAGCTCCGGCAGCATTGGCTCTGTGGGATGAACACAAAGAGGGCTGTGAGCAGGGCGGCACAGCGCTGGTCAGGCTCAGCTCCACAAGAAGGCCCAGCTGCGGCTGGTGGCACCGGGACTGGCACAGGACACACACCTTctctctcccccatccccaaGGCTGTGCCATAGGGgtctcccagcagctcctcccttcccctccacctTTACCTGGGTCCTTGTCCTGCTGGTGCGGCACTTCGCCTTCGGGCAGGCGGTGGCTGAGCATGTGCCTCTTCAGGTTGCGGCTCTGGTTGCAGCGATAGTCGCAGGCAGCACACTGGAAGGGCTTGTCCTGGCTGTGGACCCGTTCATGGCGTTTGAGGttgcccaggctgctgcaggcgAAGCTGCAGCACGTGCAGTGGTACGGCTTTTCCCCGGTGTGTGTGCGCAAGTGTCGGGTCAGGTTCACCAGCTGGGCAGAGGCGTAGGCACACTGCGTGCACGCGAACGGCTTCTCCCCGTTGTGTGTTTTCATGTGGCGCTTGAGGTGGCTGGAGTAGTGGGAGGCGAaggggcagagctggcaggagTACACGATGCGCTGGCTGCGGCCCCCCTCCGTGCCTGcacactgcaggcagctctgcccgAGGCTGGCAGCCAGCTGCAGCCCGCACTGGCGGCAGGGCAgcgccgcggggccgggctCCCCACCCTCCTCGGGGTCGCTCTCCACACTCAGCTGCTGGTACCCAGAGGAGCAGTCGTCGTCGCTCAGCGCATACGCCGGCATGGCGATCTTCCCCACCAGGGTTTCTGCTGAGAAGACGATGGGATGGGACGGTGTCAGCACGGCTGGCCCAGGCACAACCTCTTGCTTGTGCAATTGGTCCCAGCAGGGCCCATCTCAAGAAGGGGGCTTGCAGCCAGGAGGGCCTAGGCAGCTGCATCCACCcaggcagcacccagcaggaGCCCACCACACTGTGCACAGTAGGGTGAGGAGTCTCACAGCCATGACCTGCTCTGACACCCTGCTGCAGGGCCTGTCCTCACTACGTTGGGAAACCCTGTCACCTCCACCCTACGGCTTGCTCCAGGAATGGCAGGCAGTGTGGAGCACAAGGGTGGGTTGGGCAcccaccagcactgctgggacTGGCTGGTAGGAAGCAGTAATAGTGGGAAGGTGTTGGGTGCAGCCTGACCCAGGCAGGAGAGCTGGCTGCCCATAAAGTCTGCTCTGGGCTTCCTCTCACTATGCTGCTGCCCTAGCCCAGGAATGGCAGCCAGTGCTGCTCCCATGGCAAACCCTATGGGGCTCCAACACCAGCCCCCTTCCATCATGCAGGAAAACAGACCTTCCTGGGCCCCAGCCAGCGCTGCTGCCTCATGGCAGTGGGAGGAAGTCTGCACCAGGCTCTCAGAGAGCACTTCTGCTTCCTGGCTGGGCACAGACccatcctcctgcagccccaggaaGAGATGACAGAAGCTGAGCCCagtgccctgcagcctccttcAGGCTGGTGCTCGGGGCCAGAGGGGCAGCAACATGCAGCCAAAACCTTGCCACTGTCGGCCTCAAGCAGTGTCCGGCTGTCCCCATGCAGTGCCTGACCTGGAGCTCTAGAGCCTGTGAGACCTAGCAGATGCCCACCACCCCGGGAAGCAGCCTGGGCTGTCCTCTTCACTGCTGCCCACCCAGGTGGGTCCAGCTCCCAGAGTCCCAGCCGGGTGCAGGGGTGAGGCTGCTCCCATGCTGCAGGACAAGGCCGCCCAACCTGCTTCCAGTGCCTTTTCACAAGCACTGCCTGAAGTGCAGATGCCAGAATGGGACATCCCACATTGGGCTGGCCATTGCTGGATGAACTCTCGATCCCACCTCAAGCCTCACACTGCCCTCTGCCTTCTCAGCTCAGGCCCACAGTCCTGCATTGCCACAGCGTCCCTGGAGCACTGTCTCATGGCTGTCAGTGCTGCCCTTGGGGCGAGGATGAGGATGTGGCCAGTGATGGCTCTCCTGACCTCCTCAGTGGGCCCTGAGATGCCcagtcctgctccccagctgggACTGCCAGTTGAGAGTGGGAAGAAAGGtatttctgactttcagccctcgcagcattcagcagccagagctgctgagAGGGCTTTGTCCGTGCGCTGGGCTCTGCGCACAAGCACAAGGGAAGGAGCAGAACCACATCTGCCAGGCAGCTGAGACCGTGCCTCAGCACAAGAGCGGGAGCTGCCGGCACAGCCCACCATGGCCCAGCATGGGTGCTGAGCACGCAGACTGCAACACAGCCCTGGTAGACAGCGAGGGGACAGAACCACAAGGGATGTGGTCTGTGCCACCCATCTCCTCTCACCACACCTTATTCTCCACACTGTTGAAGGCAACGAGTGACGCTCCCGCCGGTCCTTGCAAGGCATCGTAATGGAGCTGGATCAGTGTTTGCCCCTCTGGCTACCCCACACCGCAGGCTGACCTGCTGCCCAGTGTGCTGCCACCGGGCTGGCACAAAGGGGCTGTGGGACTCCCGGGCCAAGTgagaagcagggagcaggagctggcagagacAGCCCCAACCCAGCTCCCCAGACAACATCGAGGGGCAGCGGTGGGGCAGCCTCCAGCTCCCGGCTGGGCAACAAAGCTCTGGCGGCTCCGGGAAGCAGGGGCTCCCGGGCAGACCGGTGCGGGCGGCTCCGGGGATGAGCCCCCAGACCAACCGTGGAGCACAACGCGCCTGGGGGGCCTCAACGGGAGGAAGCGCCGGGGGATCAGTGCCAGGGCTCCGGACCACCAGCGCGGGACTCCACCCCGGGAGGGGATCCGGGACGGGGAACACGCCCGGGGACAGAGAAGCCACAGGGCGGGCCTGCTCCCGAGAAGAGGGGAGGCTGCCTCATGGGGCCGGGCGCGGGGCAGGTACCGGCAATGACCGGTCACGGTCcccacccagcagcacccccgGAGCCGGGGCCGTCCCCGGGGGGCGCCGCTGCCGGGCCCGGCCGGCGGGCACGCACCTGGCGGTCCCTTCTCGAAGGCCAGGCCGCGGCCCAGCAGCAGGTCGCCGGGCAGCACCAGCGCCGCTCCCGCAGACTCCTCGGGGCCGTCCTCGGCGTCCGCTGCAACACACCGAGCGCCGCGGGTCACCgccgggccgccgccgccgccccccggccAGGCCGCGCACTCACCCTTCACCGGCTGCGGGTGGCTCTGCTTCCGCCGGGGCATGGTGGTCGgacccggccccggcccggccccacAGCCCGCCCGCCCGCGGCCCGCCAGCCGCCCCCGACAGCCcggggcggccgccgccgccccgcctcGACAGGGCACTTCCGCTTCCGCCCaggcgcggggcggggcctcCGGCGGAAGCGGGAAAGGCGCCCCGGAAGCGGACCGGGGGGCCGGAAGCGTGCGCGGGACCCGCTTCCCTGCCGGCGCCGCTCCGGGATGCGGCGGGCGGGGGAGGAGGCCGGGCCGCGGGAGAGGCGGGCGGGGCCCGGGCGGGAGCGGGTCCCCGGGACGTAGGCGGCGGTGGCCGAGGAGGGCGTGGCCGACGGGAGCCCTGCCCCTTCCTGGGCGGGCGGTGCCGCCGGTGCCGCGGCCCCGGGGAGCTGGGGGGGCGCCGGGCCGAGCGCTGACGGTGTCCGTGTCCCGTCGGGGCGGCTGCGGCAGCCcccccgttcccccccccccgttccTCCCCCTGCTGCCCCGCCAGCACGGCCCTGCTCCGGGACGGCGGGGGCCGCGGGAAGCTTCGGCAGCCGCAGAGCGAGGTGTCCGGTAAGACAGCTGCGGGAGGGAGGGCTGGAAGGCACGGGTGTCCTGTGGGCGGCACAGGCGGGCTCAGCGGGTCTAGGGCCCGCGTTGCGCTGGTgcaggagggcagggaaggggcaggcaggagcacaCCTGGCTCGCAGTGAGCGCTCCGGCCTTTCATCATCTTGGTTCTTCCAGCGCTGAGATCCTTTCAGCCGGGGTTTGGTTGAAGGATCTGGGGCTTTttgggagggcagggagagatTCGCTGTTGTGTGTATGGTCTGATAGCAAGAGGCAACTGAAAACGTCCTTTGGATGTGCCCGTCAGTGTCCTGCTCCTTTGTACTGTCCTGGGGAGAGCAGTGAGGCCGGTCGCGGATTCATGgatcaggctgcccagagaggtcgTGTGGTCCTTGTCCTGGGAGGTCTTCTAGACCCAGCTGGCATAAAGCCCTTAACCACAGAGGTGACCCTCATTTGGGTCACCAAATGAGGGCAGGAAGGTGAACTGGAGACCTCTTGCGGTCTCTTTCCACCTGACTTATTTGGTGATCATGGTGACCCCAGTGGGAACCGGCTGCAGAAGAAGGGGAGCCCAGCTCCCCACATTCCAGGAGTGGCCCCAGTGTTGGGTACAGTGGCCATGCTGTGGTTCCTCTGTGGCCATTCCCTTTGCCAGTTCTATCTCCACACTCTCACAAGGACTGCAGAGCTGAACATTATTGCCTGGTTCTCCCAGGAGTGGGTGATGGACCTCCCCGCAATGCAGCTCCTGGAATGACCCTGTGGTTCATAACCCCTGTTTGCAGAAAATCCCCCTCACTTTACATGGCTTGGCTCCCGGACACTCAGGCGTGCTCTTACCCTGCCAGACAAAGAGCCTGCTGGGTCCTGGGGATGCCATGATGGCACTTCATAAAAGCCAGTCGCACCTCTGCTCACAGGGAGCTCAGCTGTGTCACACTTTGCTGTGGTTGGTTTCCTGCAGCTTCTCTCTCTGGTGTCCCAGTGTTGTGCAGACCAGCGGCACCCAGCGCTTTGCATCCTGCTTCCTGGGGAGAAGGGCCCCTGGTTACCCTGCCTGGGGGCTTGGTTGGCCCATCTCCAGGGCTGGCTGGTGTGCAGCTGTGTGTGTTGGGGCAGCAGCCCTGGTCTGCTGCAGCCGTATCTTGTACTCATCCTTTCTCTGCCTAGGTCTGTGCCCTGGATGTGGTCCCCATTTACAGGACTCGTTCTGCCTTCTCTGTGGCTCCATTAGTAGAGTGAGCTGCCTGACATCTCCAAACAACCCTGgctgcctgagctgctgctgagcctctTCATGGATAGTTTTTGCTTATTTGCAGGTCCTTGAGGGAATCGAATGTGTTGGACTTGTGGCAGTCCCAGAGGAGCCATGTCCACGTGTGTCAGCAATGCTTCCCCGCTGACAGGTACCTCGGGGCCAGAGGATGGGGCTGATGAGATTCCTGCCAGTGCTTATTCACTTGGGCAGCCATTTAGTCCAGTGTCGcagtcctgctgcaggagcatgttccttcctgctctcctcctgcagtaCTTTCCACTCTAACAGCCATTTAAATCCAATCTCAGCCCAATTTCCATGAGCTCTTTAGTTGCTACAGGAAAGTGCTTTAttaccttgggtgacatggtgaGCACCTTGCTTGTTCCCAGCAGACTCCTTGGTCTTCTCTGAGCCATCACTAATACATGCTTCTTCCAGTGCCAGCACTTGTGGTATTTCAGCTGTGCTCAAatggaaaaagcagcacaggagctgGATGTTGTGGAGGTGTAAAGTGTAGGGTGGTATAGATAGATATAGGGTATAGATAAGGGTATAGATAAAGAAGGAGCAAGGAGAATTGTGCTCTGATGTCAGGAGGATGAATTGTCATGTGGCCATGGACTTGTAAGCTACAAGTAAGGGAAAACTGACAGGTTTACCTCCTCTCTCCTGTAATTACCTGGCTCTTGGGTCCCTTGGCTTGGTTGCCTCTTCTACAACCTCAGCAGAAGTTTGGGTGATGCAGGTTGTAGTGCAGCACTAGTGACACAGGGAATCATTCAGAAGTGACCGCTCCCCATGAGGTCCTGCTGCCCTCCCTGGGTTGCAGGGCATGTGGAGGAGCCCTCTCTTCCCAGGATGTGTCAGGATCCAGCCTTGGTGGAGGAAGCACTTTCTTTGTGGCAGTGAGATGTTCCCTGCTCTCCTGTGAGCTAACCCTGAGGAGGGGTAGTGGGTGATGGTGGTTGTGATTTGCCCTGAGTTTTCCTCTGGGGTCCCTCCAGCTAGCCGTTGCTGGGAGCTTCCTGATGCAGTCTGGGTGAAGGAGTTTGTTTCTGCAGTGCCAAGTGCTGGTGTCCATACGGGCCCAGTCTGTGGTTCTTGGACATTTGAGTTTCAGTCAGAGCTTCAGCCGTATCTCTCCTTGGAAAGGAAAGTCACAAAGACTTGCAGTGGGGAGGGGTGTGATTATTGCACTGCCCTAGGTACAAGCTGGTTCTCACAGCGCTTGCCACTGCCTTCCTTGCAAAGAGCACTGTCTTCCCCTCCTTGTGGAATCTTGGGGGTCCTGGCCCTCTGGACTTTATTGCTGAAATGAGAGAGATGGGAAAGGGCAGAACAGAGCTGGCTCAGGGGCACATGGGTGGCTGGAGAGGGGCTGTGGCTGTGATGCCCAAGCTCAGCGTGGGACAGGTCAGCCATGGTACTGTCACTGGGGCCTTTGGGCCAGCGTGGGGACAAGGCTGGACATAATGGCTTTGGGTGATCATGGGTGTACTGACCAGGCAAGATATGTTTGTGGGAGCTCAAGGTCAGGTGCTTTGACTCTTCCCTTTGGTTTGATGGGAGGGAGCACATCGGCAGGAGCACCTCAAGGAAGGACAGGGTCTATCTTTGTGCTCAGTGGCTGTGCTGCCGTGCTGGAGGACGCAGGAGGTGGGCAATGTCCTGGGCCCTGGCAGAGCACCGCTGGCAGTTGTCTTGGCTtgtcctggagctgctggggtgtTTTTGATGGTATAACCCTGGGGTCCAGCAGGGTGGCAGGGCACTAGTGGGGTTTGTGGGTGCTGAGGCTGTGTTCCCAtgcctgcagcccagggctTGCTCTCATGTGTGGTTCCTTTGCAGGCTGAGCAGCACTGACTGCAGCTGGAGATGGTTCAGCCACTGCCTGTGGGGACAATGCTGGCTCTGAGGCCTGGGTAGGAGCCAGGCCATGAGGGCCGTGCTGGGGCTGgcacctccctcctgccctctgTAGCCTGACAGCAGCCGGCTGCCACCCTGGCGGGCCACCATGGAGCGGCCCATGCGTGTGCACCTCCGCCTCCTGGGCTTCTTTGGGCGGAAGCCACAGGCCGTCGGAGGGGAGACATCaccagagcaggaggcagagccgGCGGAACGTGAGGAGATGTGCATCGCGCTGCCCCTGGGCGAGGACGGGGAGCTGGTGGAGTGTCCCTTGTGCCTGCTGCCCCAGCCACCCGAGGCCTTTCCCACCCTGGCCTCCTGCGAGCACCGCTCGTGCCGGGCCTGCCTGGAGCAGTACCTGCGCATTGCCGTCAGCGAGAGCCGTGTGCAGGTGGCCTGCCCGCACTGCCCGGCCGCGCTGCAGCCCGACGACGTCCACCGCCTCCTGGCTGAGCCCTCCCTCCGCGACAAGTACGAGGAGTTCCTCCTGCGGCGGCTGCTGGCGGCTGATCCCAGCACCCGCTGGTGTCCTGCGCCCAACTGCAGGTGAGCGGCTGGGCCCTTGTGCGGAGCCAGGAGCGGCTGGGAGCTGGTGCGCAACGAACTGTGCCTGTGcttcctagaatcacagaatggtttgggttggaagggaccttaaagttcatccagttccaaccccctgccacaggcagggacaccttccactagagcagactgctccaagccccatccaacctggccttcaacactgccagggatggggcagccacagcttctctgggcaccctgtgccagggcctcaccaccctcgtaGTAAAGAAGTGTCCTGTGAGTTTTTCTCAGGCTCAGTCCTCTCGTGGCTTGGTCCTGTGTGGGGTTGGGCTTGCTCAGGGAGGTGTCCCAATTTCTGTCCCATCTGCAGGGCACGGGTGCTCTTGGCCATGCTGGGCCAGCCCATGAGATCCCTGGGGAGCTGTGTGAGTGCTGGATGGGGAAAGCTCTGCTGCAGTCTGAGCTGGCTCTcctgagcaggggctgcagctctgtcTCAGCATGGAGCTGGGACCTGCCCCTGCAtggcctggctgtgctggggaggggaatggctgtgtgctgtgcagggatgcagggagggcACTGCTGAACCCCCTACACTGACTGCTTTCTCCCCACAGCTACGCTGTCATCGCCTATGGCTGTGCCGAGTGTCCCCGCCTCACCTGCGGCCGTGAGGGTTGTGGCACCGAGTTCTGCTACCACTGCCGGCAGCCCTGGCACCCCGATGGCCCTTGTGTGCCAGCGCTGCCAGCCCCTGGCCTGGCCAATGCAGCGGAGCCAGTCCACCCGGAGGACTCGACCCACGGTGAGACCTTGGAGCAGGGTGGGAGCAAGCAGGTCAGAGGTTTGACACAGCTGAGCCGCAGTCAAATACCTTTGTACCTTCCTGCCCGtggggctgctggagccaggATCCAGTGGTCCCCACTGGCTGCCTGTCTGTGGAGGCAGGTGGGCTCTGTGCCAGTTGAGCTGGGGCTGTGGAGCGGGACCTTGCTTTGCCTGGCTCACCCTGATACCTACGGGACAGGCTGAAATCCTTGGTCAGTGTATGGAGGTGGACCTGCACTGTCCTGTCCTGCACCCCCCATCTCATCTCCTCTCTTTGCCCCTGGCAGCTGAGGCTGAGAACATCAAGGTCTGTCCCCGCTGCAGTGCCTTCATCATGAAGATCAATGATGGGAGCTGCAACCGCATGAACTGCACGGTCTGTGGCTGCCTCTTCTgctggctctgcctgcaggagaTCTCTGACGTGCACTTCCTGAGGtcagtgcagggctggggaccaTGAGGTGTGCTGGGGGGCGAGGGTGGAGGAGCTGCCAGGAGGTGAGGGGCTGCGGGTCTTGCCAGGAGCTGTGGGGATAGGAATGGGGGACAGTTGAGGCCCTGCTGAGAGCCACAGCCACGTCTGGGGATCCCTGGGCTGTGGGGCTGACTTGAGGGGGGAAGCAGAGTGCCCTGTGCTGTCAACAGCCTTTGGCCCAGCCCCACTCTATCCTCACAGCCCCTCTGGCTGCACCTTCTGGGGGAAGAGGCCTTGGTCAAGGACCCGGAAGATCCTGTGGCAGCTGGGCATGGTGCTGGGAGCACCCATGGTGATCTCCCTCGTCGCAGGCATCGCCGTCCCTGTCATTACCATCGGGATCCCCGTCTACATGGGTAGGAAGGTACTGGCAGGGGGCCCTGGAGTCCCAGTGATCCTGCTCCCCTCTGAGCCTCAGGCCTGGACAGACACACAGTGCTCGCCACTGCATGTCCCTGTGTCACCTTTGACTCCCCACAGCCCTCCCTGTGGGGACCCTTGCTGCTGCCCACCCCAACACCAGTCGGGTACTTGCAGCCTGGAGAGGTGGGAGCTGTGGATGATTGAAAGGAGGAAAGGGTTTGGGGCCCAGGGGTGTTTTCCAGGGACACCTGAGTAGTGGTGGCAGCACCATTGCGGCTGCCTGTCCCTTAGGAGGTGGATGGGGTGTCTGGGTGCTGTGGCTGCAACTGGAGCTctgccagggctgggaagaGGCTGTGTCCCTGGGGACTGTGCACTGGAATCTCTGCAGAGCCCTTCATCTGTCTTGCTCCTCCTCGAGGTGCTGGGCCAGAGCCGGAGGAGCAGCCTGTCAGGGTGCCAGCAGTGCCTCTCTGTCACCAGCAGTGtccttctgtctctgtttgTGTCTCCCATCATAACAGCTGTCACTGTGGGTAAGTGCACTGTGCCAGGGCTGAGGGTACTGGAGTCCACTGCAGCAGAGTGTCTCTGGGTGGGGGATGTCAGAGCTGGGGCACAGGGTTTCACCCAGTACCTGCCTGTCTGCCCGCAGGAGTCGGTGTGCCCCTCATGCTCACCTATGTCTATGGGGTGGTGGTGCTGTCACTGTGTCGGAGCCGCTGGGGCTGTGGCCGCAGCCCGCCTGGGGACCTCGGTGTGGTGGAGCTGGAGAGCCTGACCAAGCGTGAGTCCAGTGCTGCCATCTGTCCCCTGGCCTGTGCCTGCCAGTGGGCCCCATGGGCCCCGCTCCTGCCTCATGTCTCTGTGGCTGtgagctctgcagaggaagACGCTCCCTGTGGATTTGTGTTGGTTCTGCCCCATGTGCTACCACACACACCACTGTCCCTGCAGGCTGGTGTCCTGGGGAAGGTGCTGCCCAAAGTGCTTTGGGAGCAGCTTGTTGGCACCCCGTGCTGAGAACCCTGTGGGCTGTTCTGCTCCCTGTTCTGACAGGAGTAGTCCTTGCAAACAAGGTGCTCAGCTCCATATCTCCCTCCAGAAGTGAACGAGCTGCGGTCAGTGCTGCCCAGTCCCAGGCCTGTTGAGGATGGAGTCCCAGACACAACCATCtctgtccccagcagcagccataacTCACGCCAGGGGATGGTGTGGCAGGAGCAGGACAGCCAGTCAGCCAGCACAGTGGCCCTCACAGGGAACATGCTGACTGAAGGCATGGATATGTCCAATAGGTGAGgggggctgctgtgctggggaggtggggggtgAAGGGCACATTCCCTTCCTAACAGTCTTCCCCACACCTGCTGTACCAGCCAAGGGCATGGTGACATGCCCCTTTAGGCTGCTGCCCACAAGCCCTGTATTTGTCTGCAGGGAAGGTGTCAGCATCGAGGTGGAGGTGTCCATCGAAGCAGTGCCACATCCTGCCCGGCAGCAGAGTCTGTGCAGTGCCCCGTCAGGGCAGAGCCTCTCTGGGGACTCCCTGGGAGACACCAGCGACAGGTCCAGCACTGTGGGCATCTCCACGGAGTGAGGGGGGAGATCCTCGATCCACAGAACCCCCCCTGCCACTTGCACAAACATCTGTGCcctcctggggcagagctggtcACTCTCTGTGTGGCACCACCAGCCCCGTGCTGGATGGGCTCTGACTGCTTGGTGCTCCCTGTGCCCAGCCACATCCACCCGTTCCCTGAAAGCAGCCCTGACCATTGGCACAGCTGGGAAATAAAAGCTACTCTCTGAGGGTCTGTCTGTCTCCTGTGGCACAGCCGTGCCCTGACAGCTCAGTCCTCATCACAGCAGGGTCTGATTGTGGTGCATTCTCTGATGGGTGTTACAGGAGAGAAGGTGGGGTAGGGTggtcccagccccacagaggTACAGGCAGGGGGGACAGGTAGACCCAGGGAGTATGGCAAGCATGGGGATACTCCCTTGTGCAAACACCCCAGCAAACTGGGCTCTATGGTGCCTGGCTGGCAATTGGGAGGGTGGGATGttgctgcagagcccagcaaaCCAAGCAGCTCACACAGGGGCTGAGTCCTGCCCCTTCTGGGCCAGCTCCTGGTGCACAGTGTGTGGCACCCACGGGTCCTTTGTGTCCCCAGCTCCTGTCCTGGGGGCAGCATCTGGCTTCCTGCAGACAGACCTCGAGTGTggtgcaggacagcagcagcccctgatGGTGGGAGACCGTGCAGCGcaccagggcagagctggggagcacagggggCTCGCTGTGATGTCCTGTTTGTggatgtgtccctgcctgcccttggCTGGTCCAGCAGCATGTGAAGGGTTCCCAGGGCTGTTGAGGGCTGTGCCTGGGTCAGCTGGGGGTGATGCTTTAG
Coding sequences within:
- the ZNF513 gene encoding zinc finger protein 513 isoform X2, producing MPRRKQSHPQPVKADAEDGPEESAGAALVLPGDLLLGRGLAFEKGPPAETLVGKIAMPAYALSDDDCSSGYQQLSVESDPEEGGEPGPAALPCRQCGLQLAASLGQSCLQCAGTEGGRSQRIVYSCQLCPFASHYSSHLKRHMKTHNGEKPFACTQCAYASAQLVNLTRHLRTHTGEKPYHCTCCSFACSSLGNLKRHERVHSQDKPFQCAACDYRCNQSRNLKRHMLSHRLPEGEVPHQQDKDPEPMLPELSLHVGSGSGPFLPGCARLRGEEAAALPELLYPFTCRMCGLVLDDGFAQDEGRAEQVCGRCSLAVLGTEPGASPRKGSGDKGFSCNFCPFVTHYPNHLARHMKTHSGEKPFACPLCPYASAHLDNLKRHQRVHTGEKPYKCQLCDYACGNLANLKRHGRIHSGDKPFQCSLCSYSCNQSMNLKRHMLRHTGEKPFQCRNCSYTTGHWDNYKRHQKIHGHTAESWVNPRNAKALLAPPAVGTALP